The Synechocystis sp. PCC 7509 genome includes a window with the following:
- the rsmD gene encoding 16S rRNA (guanine(966)-N(2))-methyltransferase RsmD, with protein MSLRISGNRQLKTLPGLDTRPTSSRVRSALFNIWQGEIDNCSWLDLCAGSGAMSAEALSRGAKSVTCIEQSSRACTIIGQNLQQIAINQTFQVLKGDVLQRLKSLAGQQFDRIYFDPPYASNLYQPVLEEIAVYKLLHPDGELAVEHSPSFELPQITTLEICLQKVYGHTAVTFYCPSPS; from the coding sequence ATGAGTTTAAGAATTTCCGGCAATCGTCAACTAAAAACTTTACCAGGGCTTGATACTCGCCCCACAAGTTCGCGCGTGCGATCAGCATTATTTAATATTTGGCAAGGAGAAATAGATAATTGCTCGTGGCTAGATTTGTGTGCGGGTAGTGGCGCAATGAGCGCCGAAGCTTTAAGTCGAGGTGCAAAATCTGTAACTTGCATCGAACAATCTAGCCGTGCTTGTACGATTATTGGGCAAAACCTGCAACAAATAGCGATTAATCAAACCTTTCAAGTATTGAAGGGAGACGTATTACAGCGCTTAAAAAGCCTTGCTGGACAGCAGTTTGACCGGATTTACTTCGATCCACCTTACGCCAGCAATTTATATCAACCAGTGCTAGAAGAAATCGCTGTTTACAAGCTTTTACACCCTGATGGCGAACTTGCTGTAGAACATTCTCCCAGTTTTGAATTACCCCAAATTACCACTTTAGAAATTTGCCTACAAAAAGTTTACGGGCATACCGCCGTAACTTTTTATTGCCCTTCCCCTAGTTAA
- the hisH gene encoding imidazole glycerol phosphate synthase subunit HisH: MTEIAIIDYGMGNLHSACKGLEKAGAKLKITDSIRELEQADAIVLPGVGAFDPAVQHLRSRALEDPIKKLIAGGKPFLGICLGLQMLFDGSEEGKEPGLGIIPGMVKRFINEPGITIPHMGWNQLELTQPKCGLWQGLQGGEWVYFVHSYYVDPIDTAIRAATVTHGTQTVTAAIALDNLMAVQFHPEKSSSAGLQILANFVAQVNAKIPA; the protein is encoded by the coding sequence ATGACAGAAATAGCGATTATAGATTATGGCATGGGAAACCTGCACTCTGCTTGTAAAGGCTTGGAAAAAGCCGGAGCAAAGCTAAAAATTACCGATTCAATCCGGGAATTAGAGCAAGCCGACGCGATTGTATTGCCAGGAGTGGGGGCTTTCGATCCGGCGGTGCAACACTTGCGATCGCGCGCTTTAGAAGATCCTATCAAAAAATTAATTGCTGGTGGCAAACCATTTTTAGGCATTTGTTTAGGTTTGCAAATGTTATTTGATGGTAGCGAAGAAGGCAAAGAGCCGGGATTGGGGATTATTCCTGGTATGGTGAAAAGATTTATTAACGAGCCAGGAATTACGATCCCCCACATGGGTTGGAATCAATTGGAACTTACTCAACCAAAATGCGGACTCTGGCAAGGGCTACAAGGTGGGGAATGGGTGTATTTTGTTCATTCCTACTATGTTGACCCTATAGATACTGCCATTCGCGCGGCAACGGTCACTCATGGGACGCAAACTGTGACCGCCGCGATCGCTCTTGATAACTTAATGGCAGTACAATTTCACCCCGAAAAATCTTCCAGTGCGGGATTGCAAATTTTAGCTAACTTTGTTGCCCAAGTAAACGCCAAAATTCCCGCTTAA
- a CDS encoding DUF3370 domain-containing protein: protein MLPFLPLAQATPQEIVQIQQVRELPGKLDKVLVFNSNSPELVQKAGVLLSTFPPNGKKSRGAHLNFPLQGRFDIFAHHVAKPPTANNLRSLYLGILLHNPSNKPLQVNILQAATYLSQPDAPFIELPALSENPLSKIFAGPGDRVTNAILRGQRHRLPPYIVLPPRQSRLLINLPIPVKTLDPPINGRSLLMRLQSPRPIYAASLAMYAPLKANKKEVAPTLTQWQNLLFTGNLVSPRDRAPTPPEQTTNKIIYGRVAGIAQGSQWTAQIVDSPSPYLTIPRSRQAFSYGLSTLPLGKLGTNQVQSAPLLARYPDTAYSAHGNYGIQYNLNLPLYNNTDSPKTVSVWLQTPIKEDTLSKSGLRFLHPPASQVFFRGTVRVAYKSDRGLPQTRYIHLVQKRGDRGAPLVQLNIQPQATRLVQVNFLYPPDATPPQVLTIATNG, encoded by the coding sequence ATGCTGCCATTTTTACCATTAGCTCAAGCAACGCCTCAAGAAATAGTCCAAATCCAACAAGTACGAGAATTACCGGGCAAATTAGACAAAGTGTTGGTGTTTAACAGCAATAGCCCTGAATTAGTCCAAAAAGCAGGTGTTTTACTCTCAACTTTTCCCCCAAATGGTAAAAAATCGCGGGGAGCGCATCTAAATTTTCCCTTGCAAGGAAGATTTGATATATTTGCTCACCATGTAGCCAAACCACCTACAGCTAATAATTTGCGCTCGCTTTATTTGGGGATACTTCTTCACAACCCCAGCAACAAACCCTTGCAAGTCAATATATTGCAAGCGGCGACTTATCTTAGTCAACCGGATGCACCGTTTATAGAATTACCAGCTTTAAGCGAAAATCCATTAAGTAAAATATTTGCAGGTCCCGGCGATCGCGTTACCAATGCCATACTACGAGGACAAAGGCATCGTTTACCCCCCTATATCGTCCTTCCCCCTCGTCAAAGCCGACTATTAATTAATTTACCCATCCCGGTAAAGACTCTAGATCCGCCTATTAACGGGCGATCGCTACTTATGCGATTGCAAAGCCCCCGCCCTATTTATGCCGCTAGTTTAGCCATGTACGCGCCTCTGAAAGCAAATAAAAAGGAAGTCGCGCCAACTTTAACCCAATGGCAAAATTTGTTATTTACTGGAAATTTGGTTTCACCGCGCGATCGCGCTCCCACGCCGCCGGAACAAACTACTAATAAGATTATCTATGGACGGGTAGCCGGGATAGCTCAAGGCTCTCAATGGACGGCGCAAATAGTCGATTCTCCGTCGCCATACTTAACCATTCCGCGATCGCGTCAAGCATTTTCCTACGGTTTGAGTACGCTTCCCTTGGGCAAATTAGGCACAAATCAAGTACAAAGTGCGCCCTTATTGGCTCGTTACCCGGATACAGCTTACAGCGCTCATGGCAATTACGGCATTCAGTACAATCTCAATTTACCTTTGTACAACAATACTGATAGTCCTAAAACCGTTTCAGTATGGTTGCAAACACCGATTAAAGAAGACACTTTGAGTAAAAGCGGATTGCGGTTTTTGCATCCGCCAGCAAGTCAAGTTTTCTTTCGCGGGACTGTGAGAGTTGCTTATAAAAGCGATCGCGGCTTACCACAGACGCGCTACATTCATTTAGTTCAAAAACGTGGCGATCGCGGCGCTCCCTTGGTACAACTCAATATCCAGCCGCAAGCTACGCGTTTGGTACAGGTAAACTTTCTTTATCCTCCCGATGCTACACCGCCGCAAGTTTTAACGATCGCGACAAACGGATAA
- a CDS encoding ArnT family glycosyltransferase, which produces MIKRIFKSSFLIGTLPYISLFVWLVPLLVFNSEQQSLIAHDEGIYAWRARWIVESGDWMNPAIIHYGKTPGIYWLIASSFSLFGINEITARLPSMVFSVVSALLIYEIGKITISKQVGWLAAAILSIEFFWLQYSRMSVPDIPLASFVLLGIWCLLKAELQPNNRLLWGFGVGLSFGLGFLIRSYMIFLPMLALMPYLIWEHRRHRHFTNPAIYLGLLLGLIPTIYWLFTSWAFYKSTEFTEMFDFIVHLNSEERNGNNIFYYLWNIPAKAFPWAFMGLLGLKVALTNPIPRYQLILVGFPIILFIEISLFSTRIPHYALSLYPFIALLAGLGLDWLGKNYQTKSLPRILSYVIGVLSCLLLVASLILLTGVAIPVDAEIQKYAAIAFVLGLGWLTVPLVWIGYHKLGKHFLTAKYWVAGWLLAPWLALSVAGITGLLGDYNPEVKAFFQQPNIASIVQNHPINFVEGGGKTGVLLRFYTPRLGKVANSISDLPKASYAWVESEIASKSKSDYNAIATIRDVQLVQVQETANTSPQKPSSLGQGF; this is translated from the coding sequence ATGATTAAACGTATTTTCAAAAGTTCTTTTTTAATTGGAACATTGCCTTATATCAGCTTATTTGTTTGGCTTGTTCCCCTATTAGTATTTAATTCCGAGCAGCAAAGTTTAATCGCTCACGATGAAGGAATTTATGCTTGGCGAGCGAGATGGATTGTAGAATCCGGCGATTGGATGAATCCGGCGATTATTCATTATGGTAAAACTCCGGGAATATATTGGTTAATAGCGAGTTCTTTTTCTTTATTTGGTATTAATGAAATAACCGCTAGACTTCCGAGCATGGTTTTTAGTGTTGTTAGCGCTTTATTAATCTATGAAATTGGCAAGATTACTATTAGCAAACAAGTAGGCTGGTTAGCGGCGGCTATTTTGAGCATAGAGTTTTTCTGGTTGCAATATAGTCGAATGTCTGTACCAGATATCCCTTTAGCAAGTTTTGTATTGTTAGGTATTTGGTGCTTGTTAAAAGCGGAGTTACAACCAAATAATCGTTTACTTTGGGGTTTTGGAGTTGGCTTAAGTTTTGGCTTAGGCTTTTTAATTAGAAGCTACATGATTTTTCTGCCAATGCTGGCTTTAATGCCTTACTTAATATGGGAACATCGCCGCCATCGTCATTTTACTAATCCGGCAATTTACTTAGGTTTGTTATTAGGTTTAATTCCAACAATTTATTGGCTTTTTACTAGCTGGGCTTTTTATAAATCAACTGAGTTTACAGAAATGTTTGATTTTATTGTTCATTTAAACTCAGAAGAACGTAACGGCAATAATATCTTTTATTACTTGTGGAACATACCAGCCAAAGCTTTTCCTTGGGCTTTTATGGGGTTATTAGGCTTGAAAGTTGCTTTAACTAATCCTATTCCTCGCTACCAGTTAATATTAGTTGGATTTCCGATTATTCTATTTATTGAAATTAGTTTATTTTCGACTCGAATACCTCATTATGCACTTTCTCTTTATCCCTTTATTGCTTTACTAGCAGGTTTGGGTTTAGATTGGCTAGGCAAAAATTATCAAACAAAAAGTCTACCGCGTATTCTTAGTTATGTTATTGGGGTTTTGAGTTGCTTGTTATTAGTAGCAAGTTTAATCCTACTTACGGGTGTAGCAATTCCTGTAGACGCAGAGATTCAAAAATATGCCGCGATCGCATTTGTATTAGGATTAGGTTGGTTAACTGTTCCCCTAGTATGGATTGGGTATCATAAATTAGGTAAGCATTTTTTGACGGCTAAGTATTGGGTAGCAGGTTGGTTATTAGCTCCTTGGTTAGCTTTATCTGTAGCTGGAATTACGGGTTTGCTAGGAGATTATAACCCCGAAGTTAAAGCATTTTTTCAACAACCAAATATCGCTTCTATAGTCCAAAATCATCCAATCAACTTTGTGGAAGGTGGCGGAAAAACTGGAGTCTTGTTGCGTTTTTATACGCCTCGTTTAGGAAAAGTAGCAAACAGTATCTCCGACTTACCAAAAGCTAGTTATGCTTGGGTTGAGTCGGAAATAGCTAGTAAATCAAAGTCTGATTACAATGCGATCGCAACTATTCGAGATGTGCAGTTAGTTCAGGTACAAGAAACTGCTAATACTTCACCACAAAAACCTTCTAGTTTAGGTCAAGGTTTTTGA
- a CDS encoding transcriptional repressor, with protein MTVYTAGSLKAELHDRGWRLTPQRETILQVFQKLPEGEHLSAEDLYHQLETKEQAKGISLSTIYRTLKLMARMGILRELELGEGHKHYELNQPYPHHHHHLICVRCNKTIEFKNDSILKIGSKTAEKEGYHLLDCQLAIHAVCPACQRALMPL; from the coding sequence ATGACTGTTTACACGGCTGGCTCCCTCAAAGCAGAACTCCACGATCGCGGTTGGCGATTGACTCCGCAACGAGAAACTATACTGCAAGTTTTTCAAAAACTCCCAGAAGGAGAACATCTCAGCGCCGAGGATCTGTACCATCAACTAGAAACCAAAGAGCAAGCAAAAGGTATTAGCCTATCTACCATCTATCGAACATTGAAGTTGATGGCAAGAATGGGTATTTTGCGCGAACTAGAATTAGGCGAAGGACATAAACATTACGAACTAAACCAACCTTATCCCCATCACCATCATCATTTGATTTGCGTTCGCTGCAACAAAACTATTGAATTTAAGAACGATTCAATTCTAAAAATAGGTAGTAAAACTGCCGAAAAAGAAGGTTATCACTTATTAGACTGCCAATTGGCAATTCATGCGGTGTGTCCCGCTTGTCAGAGGGCTTTAATGCCTTTGTGA
- a CDS encoding SH3 domain-containing protein → MRFTSGLVKLILGFIIAIALIVSGSVALALIFINRSSLPPKPIFANDTNAVKKAANISKPKKPTPTAKKPTVAKSSKPSPSPLASNTYPARVTWNQGLSLRSEPSLEAERTGSLDYNQKIIVLQQSQDEKWQKVRLEDSDLEGWVKAGNTERVKPE, encoded by the coding sequence ATGAGGTTTACGTCAGGCTTAGTTAAATTAATTTTAGGATTTATAATTGCGATCGCTTTAATTGTTAGTGGTAGCGTTGCTTTAGCGCTCATATTTATCAACCGATCTTCCTTACCACCTAAGCCCATTTTTGCTAACGACACTAACGCCGTCAAAAAAGCGGCAAATATATCTAAACCTAAAAAGCCTACTCCTACCGCGAAGAAACCAACTGTCGCCAAAAGTAGTAAACCTTCTCCTTCACCTTTAGCTTCTAATACTTATCCAGCGCGGGTTACATGGAATCAAGGCTTAAGCTTGCGCTCTGAACCCAGTTTAGAAGCAGAACGTACTGGTAGCCTAGATTACAACCAAAAAATTATAGTTTTGCAACAAAGTCAAGACGAAAAATGGCAAAAAGTCCGTTTAGAAGATAGCGATTTGGAAGGGTGGGTAAAAGCAGGTAATACCGAGCGAGTAAAACCAGAGTAA
- a CDS encoding AAA family ATPase, producing MSFRNEFELLLRARYPLIYIPTYEEERVEVAIKEESQKQGNRAVYTWDFVDGYQGNPNDAGFGRRNPVQALEFVEKIPASAAAVFILRDFHRFLEDVSVSRKLRNLAKLLKSQPKNIVILSPKIAIPEDLGEVLTVLEFPLPAPPEIKIEIERLLVATGQSIGTKFLDELVRSCQGLSMERIRRVLARAIASHGELQPEDVELVLEEKRQTIRQTQILDFYPTTEKISDIGGLDNLKDWLLRRGGGFTEKARAYGLPYPRGLLLVGIQGTGKSLTAKAIAHHWHLPLLRLDVGRLFASLVGESESRTRQMIQVAEALAPCILWIDEIDKAFSGLNSKGDAGTTSRVFGTFITWLAEKTSPVFVVATANDIQALPPEMLRKGRFDEIFFVGLPSQEERQEIFTVHLSRLRSHNLNNYDLQRLAYETPDFSGAEIEQTLVEAMHIGFSQNRDFSSDDILEAASQIIPLARTAQEQIEFLQEWAKAGKARLASKHNPLSDRIGRQLP from the coding sequence ATGAGCTTCCGCAATGAATTTGAACTACTCCTACGCGCCCGTTATCCTTTGATTTATATTCCCACTTACGAGGAGGAACGAGTAGAAGTAGCAATTAAAGAAGAATCACAAAAGCAAGGCAATCGAGCGGTATACACTTGGGATTTTGTCGATGGCTATCAGGGAAACCCCAACGATGCGGGATTTGGTCGGCGCAACCCCGTACAGGCATTAGAATTTGTCGAAAAAATCCCCGCCAGCGCTGCCGCCGTGTTTATACTACGAGACTTTCACCGCTTTTTGGAAGATGTATCGGTGTCGCGCAAACTCCGCAATTTAGCAAAGTTGCTCAAATCTCAACCGAAAAACATAGTTATACTATCGCCAAAAATTGCCATCCCCGAAGATTTAGGGGAAGTGCTGACGGTGTTAGAGTTTCCTTTACCTGCGCCTCCAGAAATAAAAATCGAAATTGAGCGCTTATTAGTGGCGACGGGACAATCAATTGGCACAAAATTTTTAGATGAATTAGTCCGCTCTTGTCAAGGGCTATCAATGGAGCGGATTCGCCGGGTACTAGCAAGAGCGATCGCTTCTCACGGGGAATTGCAACCGGAAGATGTGGAATTAGTTTTAGAAGAAAAGCGCCAAACTATCCGCCAAACTCAAATATTAGACTTTTACCCCACCACTGAAAAAATTTCCGATATCGGCGGATTAGACAACCTTAAAGACTGGTTGCTGCGGCGGGGTGGTGGATTTACCGAAAAAGCCAGAGCCTACGGTTTACCCTACCCGCGCGGGCTGCTCCTAGTAGGAATTCAAGGTACAGGGAAGTCTCTTACCGCTAAAGCGATCGCTCATCATTGGCATTTACCTTTACTAAGGCTCGATGTAGGGCGATTATTTGCGAGTTTGGTAGGCGAATCAGAGTCCCGTACTCGGCAAATGATCCAAGTAGCCGAAGCCCTCGCCCCTTGCATTTTATGGATTGATGAAATTGATAAGGCATTTTCGGGACTAAATAGTAAAGGCGATGCTGGGACTACTAGCCGCGTTTTTGGCACGTTTATTACTTGGTTGGCGGAAAAGACCTCCCCGGTGTTTGTGGTGGCTACAGCCAACGATATTCAAGCGCTCCCGCCAGAAATGTTGCGCAAGGGGCGGTTTGATGAAATATTTTTTGTCGGCTTACCGAGTCAGGAAGAAAGACAAGAAATTTTTACAGTGCATTTATCGAGATTGCGATCGCACAACCTCAACAATTACGATCTGCAACGCCTAGCTTACGAAACTCCCGACTTTTCGGGCGCAGAAATTGAGCAAACTTTAGTAGAAGCCATGCACATCGGCTTTAGCCAAAACCGCGACTTTAGTAGCGATGACATTTTAGAAGCGGCTAGTCAAATTATCCCCTTAGCTCGTACCGCGCAAGAACAAATTGAATTTTTGCAAGAGTGGGCGAAAGCGGGTAAAGCTCGTTTGGCATCAAAACACAATCCGTTAAGCGATCGCATTGGGCGACAATTGCCGTAA
- a CDS encoding YceD family protein yields the protein MEAIYIPELTKAPERTEVIAIQEFISGLETLTPVRGQVKIQHQGNYLEVSGKAETIVTLTCHRCLNQYNHRLSIDTSEMIWLDESASLPYEGAIDKEVAVEDLIETLPPQGYFNPTEWLYEQLCLEMPQKQLCQSDCAGLAADISNSSEKIGDRRWASLEALKKQIP from the coding sequence ATGGAGGCAATTTACATTCCCGAACTGACAAAAGCACCAGAGAGAACTGAGGTTATAGCAATTCAAGAGTTTATCTCAGGATTAGAAACTTTAACTCCGGTGCGAGGTCAGGTAAAAATTCAGCATCAAGGCAACTATTTAGAGGTGTCGGGTAAAGCAGAAACCATTGTTACCCTAACTTGTCATCGTTGCTTGAATCAATACAATCATCGCTTAAGCATTGATACTTCAGAAATGATTTGGTTAGATGAATCGGCAAGTCTTCCCTACGAAGGTGCGATCGATAAAGAGGTGGCTGTAGAAGACTTAATCGAAACTTTACCGCCGCAAGGCTACTTTAATCCTACAGAGTGGCTGTACGAGCAATTGTGTTTAGAAATGCCTCAAAAACAGTTGTGTCAAAGTGACTGCGCGGGTTTAGCTGCCGATATTAGCAATAGTAGCGAAAAAATAGGCGATCGCCGTTGGGCTTCTTTGGAAGCGTTAAAAAAGCAAATACCCTAA
- a CDS encoding protein jag, translating into MTDSAMEQGQQWLKTLLQLSGIPADVKANVDNSSAHKPGEESVDSYWLTIDETNLSKEQVETLIGSSGEVLDGIQYLANATLNLNQTEPHGFYIIELNGYRAKRQAELSAIALEAKEKVLTSTEEVEIKSLSSAERRQIHTILQEYPELETFSRGKEPHRHLVVRRLGEDNPG; encoded by the coding sequence ATGACTGATAGTGCAATGGAGCAGGGTCAGCAGTGGTTAAAAACGCTGCTGCAATTATCTGGAATACCTGCGGATGTGAAAGCAAACGTAGATAATAGTAGCGCCCATAAACCAGGGGAGGAGTCAGTAGATAGCTACTGGTTGACTATTGATGAAACAAACTTGAGTAAAGAACAAGTAGAAACGCTGATAGGTTCTTCTGGTGAGGTATTGGATGGCATTCAATACTTAGCTAATGCCACTTTAAACTTAAACCAAACAGAGCCACACGGCTTTTATATTATTGAGTTGAACGGCTATCGAGCTAAAAGACAAGCGGAACTAAGTGCGATCGCTCTAGAAGCCAAAGAAAAGGTACTAACATCAACGGAGGAAGTAGAAATTAAATCTTTATCCTCCGCCGAACGTCGCCAAATTCATACTATTTTGCAAGAATACCCAGAATTAGAAACTTTTAGTCGTGGGAAAGAACCGCACCGTCATCTTGTTGTCAGGCGACTTGGTGAAGACAATCCCGGCTAA
- the yidC gene encoding membrane protein insertase YidC: protein MDFGIGFLSNNVMLPILDFFYGIVPSYGLAIVALTLVIRFALYPLSAGSIRNMRRTRVTQPLMQKRVKELQERYKDNPTKLQEEMSGVYKEFGNPLAGCLPVVVQMPVLFALFATLRGSPFSDINYNVNLQILPQAQIEQVQPVAFTTPPQNIYIADGVHAPIIAVLPSGNNLSVGEKTKVEFQTVEGKTLTALEAEHPDTSLVPTLKVTKGEDRVKIDANGNIEAIAPGEATIQGTIPGLASNKGFLFIDALGRVGAFDDDGTIHWDIVGMIVGFGLSLYLSQTLSGQGATGGNPQQETVNKITPIIFSGMFLFFPLPAGVLMYMLIANIFQTLQTAIVSREPLPENLQKIVEADAKVAEAKDRESLPFEPNRSKKKASG, encoded by the coding sequence ATGGATTTTGGTATAGGGTTTCTCTCTAACAACGTGATGCTGCCGATCCTAGATTTTTTCTACGGAATCGTGCCAAGTTATGGACTAGCAATTGTCGCGTTAACGCTAGTAATTCGCTTTGCGCTTTATCCTTTAAGCGCCGGATCAATTCGGAATATGCGGCGCACGAGAGTTACTCAACCGTTGATGCAAAAACGAGTTAAAGAACTTCAAGAGCGCTACAAAGACAATCCGACCAAATTGCAGGAGGAAATGAGCGGTGTTTATAAAGAATTTGGCAATCCTTTAGCTGGCTGTTTGCCCGTAGTGGTGCAGATGCCCGTACTATTTGCTTTGTTTGCAACTTTACGAGGTTCACCCTTTTCTGATATCAATTACAACGTCAATTTGCAAATTCTGCCTCAAGCACAAATTGAGCAGGTTCAACCCGTCGCTTTTACAACTCCACCCCAAAATATTTACATTGCTGATGGAGTCCACGCGCCAATTATTGCCGTTTTACCGAGTGGAAATAATTTAAGCGTTGGTGAAAAAACAAAAGTTGAGTTTCAAACCGTAGAAGGTAAAACTTTAACCGCCCTAGAAGCCGAACATCCCGATACTAGCCTTGTACCCACTTTAAAAGTGACCAAAGGCGAAGATCGAGTAAAAATTGATGCCAATGGCAACATCGAAGCTATAGCACCGGGAGAAGCCACAATTCAAGGCACAATTCCGGGACTTGCCAGCAATAAAGGGTTCTTGTTTATTGATGCCTTGGGCAGAGTTGGTGCTTTTGATGATGATGGGACAATTCACTGGGATATTGTCGGTATGATTGTCGGTTTTGGTTTGAGTCTTTATTTGAGCCAAACTTTATCGGGACAAGGTGCAACGGGGGGAAATCCTCAGCAAGAAACCGTAAATAAAATCACACCGATTATTTTTTCGGGGATGTTTCTATTTTTCCCACTTCCGGCGGGAGTTTTGATGTATATGCTGATTGCCAATATATTTCAGACATTGCAAACGGCGATCGTTTCGCGTGAACCTTTGCCCGAAAATCTACAAAAAATTGTGGAAGCAGACGCAAAAGTAGCAGAGGCAAAAGATCGAGAATCACTCCCCTTTGAGCCAAATCGTAGTAAGAAAAAAGCTTCAGGTTAA
- a CDS encoding PH domain-containing protein, protein MGIREDVYYEGGPHVGELIFGLIIGLTIVALPLTVGAIVRALWLRYRITNRRITITGGWLGRDRTDIIYSEIVKIAKVPRGLGAWGDMVLTLRDGSRLELRAVPKFREIYEYINDKVALKNPKVSATADN, encoded by the coding sequence ATGGGCATTCGTGAAGATGTTTACTACGAGGGTGGCCCTCACGTAGGAGAATTGATATTTGGTTTAATTATCGGATTAACAATTGTAGCCTTACCCTTGACAGTGGGCGCGATTGTCCGGGCTTTGTGGTTGCGCTACCGAATTACAAACCGTCGGATTACCATTACTGGGGGTTGGCTAGGACGCGATCGCACGGATATTATTTATTCAGAAATCGTCAAAATAGCTAAAGTCCCTCGCGGACTTGGCGCTTGGGGAGATATGGTATTAACTTTACGAGATGGTAGCCGTTTGGAACTGCGAGCCGTACCCAAGTTTCGGGAGATTTACGAATACATTAATGATAAAGTAGCTCTCAAAAATCCTAAAGTAAGTGCAACGGCGGACAACTAA
- the rnpA gene encoding ribonuclease P protein component, whose translation MALPKVNRLKNRHDFQTLFREGSRLKSSHLTLRALRMQTIPVKGVVNATRIGISISTKVSKRAVIRNRIKRQLRAAFRSLLPQITPGWSLVAIVQPQAVTSKCDYQQFLQELEQLLTKAEVINGHS comes from the coding sequence GTGGCTTTACCAAAAGTAAATCGACTCAAAAATCGGCACGACTTTCAAACCCTATTTCGGGAAGGAAGCCGCCTGAAAAGCTCTCATTTAACTTTGAGAGCTTTACGTATGCAAACAATCCCAGTCAAGGGAGTTGTAAACGCAACACGGATTGGTATTTCTATCAGCACGAAAGTCAGCAAACGCGCCGTAATTCGCAATCGCATCAAACGCCAACTTCGGGCAGCATTTCGGTCATTGTTACCGCAAATAACGCCGGGATGGAGCTTAGTTGCGATCGTACAACCTCAAGCAGTAACGAGTAAGTGCGATTATCAACAATTTCTGCAAGAATTAGAGCAGTTATTGACGAAAGCAGAGGTAATAAATGGGCATTCGTGA
- the rpmH gene encoding 50S ribosomal protein L34, with amino-acid sequence MKRTLGGTCRKRKRTSGFRARMRNPDGQNVISARRRKGRYRLSVS; translated from the coding sequence ATGAAACGGACATTAGGCGGTACTTGCCGTAAAAGAAAGAGAACTTCAGGCTTTCGCGCTCGGATGCGTAACCCAGACGGACAAAATGTAATTAGCGCTCGTCGCCGAAAAGGGCGGTATCGTCTCAGCGTTTCTTAA
- a CDS encoding DUF2808 domain-containing protein, translating into MFAKKSTLRFLSALAVTSCLVAGFPALISAQSLPGFTIFSGVKRENQLPFRLDFGGQAGGWDRYRLRIPPKQLKLAVAQFSVSYPDYYKGTFDTDKVEIRIKGKAVPLKEVVWNKENRALEIYPVEPVPAGSRVELVLSNVKNPGFGGTYYFNCQILSPGDVPLLRYVGTWIVSIS; encoded by the coding sequence ATGTTTGCCAAAAAATCTACGCTACGTTTTCTTTCTGCCTTAGCTGTCACCAGTTGCTTAGTCGCTGGGTTTCCCGCGCTTATTTCTGCTCAAAGTTTGCCTGGATTTACAATTTTTAGCGGTGTCAAACGCGAAAATCAATTACCCTTTAGATTAGACTTTGGCGGACAAGCTGGCGGCTGGGATCGCTATCGCTTGAGGATTCCACCTAAACAGTTAAAGTTAGCTGTAGCTCAATTTTCTGTCTCTTATCCTGATTATTACAAAGGCACTTTTGACACTGACAAAGTTGAAATTCGCATCAAAGGTAAAGCTGTGCCTTTAAAAGAAGTAGTTTGGAATAAAGAAAACCGAGCTTTAGAAATCTACCCTGTAGAGCCAGTACCCGCCGGAAGTCGGGTAGAATTGGTACTTTCTAACGTCAAAAACCCAGGCTTTGGCGGTACTTATTATTTCAATTGTCAAATCCTTTCCCCTGGCGATGTGCCACTTCTGCGTTATGTAGGTACTTGGATTGTTAGCATTTCTTAG